The Cuculus canorus isolate bCucCan1 chromosome 16, bCucCan1.pri, whole genome shotgun sequence genome includes a region encoding these proteins:
- the R3HDML gene encoding peptidase inhibitor R3HDML produces MTVLHLHLYLTALSFWMMQQSSTFLLPNATELLSPPGVKATGLLWGVGVPRSRRKRYLSSHDMSVILDYHNQVRTQVSPPAANMEYMMWDERLARAAEAWAARCLWDHGPPQLMKYVGQNLSIHSGRYRSVVDMVKSWHQEKQHYSFPHPHECNPRCPSKCSGSVCSHYTQMVWASSSRLGCALSTCTNVRVWGSTWRHAILLVCNYSIKGNWLGEAPYKVGQPCSACPPVYGGGCSNNMCFTGLKSNQVSWF; encoded by the exons ATGACTGTGCTCCACTTGCACCTGTACCTCACTGCCCTGAGCTTCTGGATGATGCAGCAGTCCAGCACCTTCCTGCTGCCCAACGCCACTGAGCTCTTGTCTCCCCCTGGGGTCAAAGCCACGGGCTTGCTGTGGGGCGTGGGGGTCCCTCGAAGCCGTCGGAAGCGATACCTCTCCTCCCACGACATGAGCGTGATTTTGGACTACCACAACCAAGTGCGGACACAGGTGTCTCCCCCTGCTGCCAACATGGAGTATATG ATGTGGGATGAGCGGCTTGCCAGGGCAGCAGAGGCTTGGGCTGCGCGCTGCCTGTGGGACCACGGTCCCCCTCAGCTGATGAAATACGTGGGGCAGAACCTCTCCATCCACTCGGGAAG GTACCGCTCTGTTGTGGACATGGTGAAATCATGGCACCAGGAGAAGCAGCATTACTCCTTTCCTCATCCCCACGAATGCAACCCCCGCTGCCCCTCCAAATGCAGTGGCTCTGTCTGCAGCCACTACACGCAG ATGGTGTGGGCATCCTCCAGCCGCCTGGGCTGTGCCCTCAGCACCTGCACCAACGTGCGAGTGTGGGGCAGCACGTGGCGACACGCCATCCTTCTCGTCTGCAACTACTCCATCAA agGCAACTGGCTGGGAGAAGCGCCATACAAGGTGGGGCAGCCGTGCTCAGCCTGCCCCCCAGTCTATGGCGGGGGCTGCTCCAACAACATGTGCTTCACTGGACTCAAATCCAACCAAGTCAGCTGGTTCTAG